The following are encoded together in the Bubalus bubalis isolate 160015118507 breed Murrah chromosome 14, NDDB_SH_1, whole genome shotgun sequence genome:
- the SCRT2 gene encoding transcriptional repressor scratch 2, giving the protein MPRSFLVKKIKGDGFQCSGVPAPTYHPLETAYVLPGARGPSGDNGYAQHCLPPSSYDADQKPGLELAPAEPAYPPAAPEEYSDPESPQSSLSARYFRGEAAVTDSYSMDAFFISDGRSRRRRGGDAGGAGDAGSGGGRAGRAGTPAGGGHRHACAECGKTYATSSNLSRHKQTHRSLDSQLARKCPTCGKAYVSMPALAMHVLTHNLRHKCGVCGKAFSRPWLLQGHMRSHTGEKPFGCAHCGKAFADRSNLRAHMQTHSAFKHYRCRQCDKSFALKSYLHKHCEAACVKGAEPPPPPPPAGPTS; this is encoded by the exons ATGCCCCGCTCCTTCCTGGTAAAGAAGATCAAAGGCGACGGCTTCCAGTGCAGCGGGGTGCCGGCCCCCACCTATCACCCCTTGGAGACCGCCTACGTGCTGCCTGGAGCCCGGGGGCCTTCCGGGGACAACG GTTACGCTCAGCACTGCCTGCCCCCCAGCAGCTACGATGCGGACCAGAAGCCAGGCCTGGAGCTGGCGCCGGCCGAGCCCGCGTACCCGCCGGCGGCCCCGGAAGAGTACAGCGACCCCGAGAGCCCTCAGTCCAGCCTGTCGGCGCGCTACTTCCGCGGGGAGGCGGCCGTGACCGACAGCTATTCCATGGACGCCTTCTTCATCTCGGACGGGCGCTcgcggcggcggcgcggcgggGACGCGGGCGGCGCGGGGGACGCCGGGAGCGGCGGGGGGCGCGCGGGGCGCGCGGGGACGCCGGCGGGCGGCGGGCACCGGCACGCGTGCGCCGAGTGCGGCAAGACGTACGCCACGTCGTCGAACCTGAGCCGCCACAAGCAGACGCACCGCAGCCTGGACAGCCAGCTGGCGCGCAAGTGCCCGACGTGCGGCAAGGCGTACGTGTCCATGCCCGCGCTGGCCATGCATGTGCTCACGCACAACCTGCGCCACAAGTGCGGCGTGTGCGGCAAGGCCTTCTCGCGGCCCTGGCTGCTGCAGGGCCACATGCGCTCGCACACCGGCGAGAAGCCGTTCGGCTGCGCGCACTGCGGCAAGGCCTTCGCCGACCGCTCCAACCTGCGCGCGCACATGCAGACGCACTCGGCCTTCAAGCACTACCGCTGCCGCCAGTGCGACAAGAGCTTCGCGCTCAAGTCCTACCTCCACAAGCACTGCGAGGCCGCCTGCGTCAAGGGGGCCGAGccacccccgccgccgccgcccgccggcCCCACCAGCTGA